Within Saccharomonospora cyanea NA-134, the genomic segment GGCGTACCGCGTGGCACGGTGAGCCCCGTCGCGGGGTCGACGATCTTCACTTCGAGGTGCGGCCCCACCTTGCCGACGGTGGACACCCGGCGTTCGAGGGAGTCGTCCGCCCTGGTCTGCGTGGACACGGGAGACGTCTCCGTCATGCCGTAGCAGATCGACACCTCCGCCATGCCCATGCGCTCGATGACCTGCTTCATCACCTCCACCGGACACGGGGAGCCCGCCATGATGCCCGTGCGCAGACTGGCGAGGTCGTAGTCCTCGAAGTCGGGTTCGGCGAGCTCGGCGATGAACATCGTCGGCACGCCGTACAGCGACGTGCAACGTTCGGCCTGCACGGCCTCCAGTGTCTTCCCCGGGTCGAACGCGGGCGCGGGAATCACCATGCAGGCCCCGTGCGACGTGGCGGCGAGGTTTCCCATCACCATTCCGAAACAGTGGTAGAAAGGCACTGGAAGGCAGATCCGGTCCGCCTCGGTGTAGCCGCACAACTCCCCGACGAAGAAACCGTTGTTGAGAATGTTGTGGTGGCTCAGCGTGGCGCCTTTGGGAAATCCGGTGGTGCCGGACGTGTACTGGATGTTGATCGGGTCGTCGGCACCCAGTTCGGCTCCGGCTCTCGCCAAGGCGACCGGATCAGCCTCCCTTCCACTGGTGAGCAGCGAGGTCCAGTCGTCGCCGCCGATCAGCACGACGTCCTGCAACGAGGAGCAGCGGGGCCGCACCTCGCGGATCATTCCCGCGTAGTCGGAGGTCTTGAACCGTTCCGCGGCGACGAGAGTGGAAACACCGGCCTGGTTCAGCACGTATTCGAGTTCGTGCGACCGGTACGCGGGATTGATGTTGACGAGAATCGCGCCGATCTTCGCCGTGGCGTACTGGGTCAGTGTCCATTCGGGGCAGTTGGGAGACCAGATGCCCACCCGGTCGCCCTTCGCGACGCCCCTGGCGAGCAGGCCGAGCGCGAGGGCGTCGACGTCGGCGACGAACTCACGGTAGGTCCAGCGCCGCCCGGTGGCGTGGTCGACGAGGGCGTCGCGGTCGGGATGTGCCCGAGCGGTGCGATCGAGGTTGTCGCCGATGGTGTCCCCGAGTAGCGGAACCTCCGCGAGACCGGACGAGTAGCTCGCAGCAGCGGGCGCGGTCGACATGGTGCCTCCTCGACGACGAAGCGACGGCAGGAGCGAGTGTACGGAGACTCACGTCACAAAAGCCATCACCGCACGAAGGCCGGAGCGCGGGACAATGGTGGTGTGCGAGCGATACTGAACGTGATCTGGCTGGTGCTCTCCGGGTTCTGGCTGGCCATCGGCTACGCGTTCGCGGGCCTCGTCTGCTGCCTTCTGATCATCACGATCCCGTTCGGACTCGCGTCGTTCCGTATCGCGGGCTACGCCCTGTGGCCGTTCGGGCGGACGGTCACCGAGCGGCGCACGGCCGGTATTCCGTCGCTGCTGGGCAACATCGTCTGGCTGCTCGTGGCGGGCTGGTGGCTCGCCCTCGCACACGTCGCGACGGGCATCGCGCTCTGCGTCACGGTCGTCGGCATCCCGCTGGGCATCGGTAACTTCAAGCTCGTACCGGTGGCACTTCTGCCGCTCGGCAGGGAAATCGTGTCCACCCGCTGAGGAGCCCGTGTGGAAACCGCATGCGACATCGTCGTCGAGGCCGATCCTGGGCGGCTGTGGGAGTTGGTGACCGACATCGAGGTCCCGGCACGGTTCAGCCCGGAACTGCGGCGCGTGCGCTGGCTCGACGGCGCCACCGGCCCAGCGCTGGGCGCGCGGTTCGAGGGTCACAACCGCAGCGAGGTACTCGGCGAG encodes:
- a CDS encoding YccF domain-containing protein codes for the protein MRAILNVIWLVLSGFWLAIGYAFAGLVCCLLIITIPFGLASFRIAGYALWPFGRTVTERRTAGIPSLLGNIVWLLVAGWWLALAHVATGIALCVTVVGIPLGIGNFKLVPVALLPLGREIVSTR
- a CDS encoding AMP-binding protein, with protein sequence MSTAPAAASYSSGLAEVPLLGDTIGDNLDRTARAHPDRDALVDHATGRRWTYREFVADVDALALGLLARGVAKGDRVGIWSPNCPEWTLTQYATAKIGAILVNINPAYRSHELEYVLNQAGVSTLVAAERFKTSDYAGMIREVRPRCSSLQDVVLIGGDDWTSLLTSGREADPVALARAGAELGADDPINIQYTSGTTGFPKGATLSHHNILNNGFFVGELCGYTEADRICLPVPFYHCFGMVMGNLAATSHGACMVIPAPAFDPGKTLEAVQAERCTSLYGVPTMFIAELAEPDFEDYDLASLRTGIMAGSPCPVEVMKQVIERMGMAEVSICYGMTETSPVSTQTRADDSLERRVSTVGKVGPHLEVKIVDPATGLTVPRGTPGELCTRGYSVMLGYWEQPEKTAEVIDAARWMHTGDLAVMDADGYVTITGRIKDMVIRGGENIYPREIEEFLYTHPDILDAQVIGVPDARYGEELMAWVRMRDGAEPVTAESLREFCTGRLAHYKIPRYVHVVGEFPMTVTGKIRKVEMREKAVELLGLGDAAG